From Acidimicrobiales bacterium, one genomic window encodes:
- a CDS encoding nitroreductase family protein has product MSDLDAVRTVLRRQRAHRSFTDEPVADDVITDILELATRAPSAQNSQPWEFVVVRDPDRRAAIWELASRLWDMGAKAATDGKVSDAMRDDVERGVKGGFAGAPVSIVVCTDTARWDLKLVDSSIWPATQNLMIAATAHGLGSALTTIGTILADELGEILHLPATVVPVAVIPIGHPARSLGSSRREPVREHAHREEFGREW; this is encoded by the coding sequence ATGTCCGACCTGGATGCCGTCCGAACCGTGCTCCGTCGCCAACGCGCGCACCGGTCCTTCACCGACGAACCGGTCGCGGACGACGTGATCACCGACATCCTCGAGCTCGCCACCCGGGCGCCCAGCGCGCAGAACTCCCAGCCGTGGGAGTTCGTCGTCGTCCGCGACCCCGACCGACGAGCCGCGATCTGGGAACTCGCGTCGCGGCTCTGGGACATGGGCGCCAAGGCCGCGACCGACGGCAAAGTGAGCGACGCCATGCGCGACGACGTGGAGCGCGGCGTGAAGGGTGGCTTCGCCGGAGCACCCGTGTCGATCGTGGTGTGCACCGACACGGCACGGTGGGACCTGAAGCTGGTCGACAGTTCGATCTGGCCCGCCACCCAGAACCTGATGATCGCGGCGACCGCGCACGGTCTCGGCAGCGCCCTGACGACGATCGGGACCATCCTCGCCGACGAGCTGGGCGAGATCCTGCACCTGCCGGCCACCGTCGTACCGGTGGCCGTCATCCCGATCGGCCACCCGGCCCGGTCGCTCGGCTCGTCGCGTCGCGAGCCCGTGAGGGAACATGCCCACCGAGAGGAGTTCGGTCGTGAATGGTGA
- a CDS encoding S-layer homology domain-containing protein: protein MRLSRRPLLCLLVASLSAASLTAVGPSAAADTPPPGGHFTDDDTNIHEGAIEAIRAEGITTGCAPTRYCPDEPVTRGQMAAFLNRALHLPPATTPSGFTDDDTNIHEGAIEAIRAEGITTGCAPTRYCPDEPVTRGQMAAFLNRALHLPPATQPSGFTDTTGTFRDDIERLRHAGITTGTSPTTYSPHRPVTRAEMATFLMRALHLDELVPPPREECGVLPADNIWNTKIDDLPVASRSSQWVDTIGATRTMHADFGAGEWPPGSGAPIGIPFVEVDGGEPLVPVQFTAYGSESDPGPYPIPLDAPREGGPAATSGDRHVLAIDTSDCVLYELFAAQPGAGVWRAQSGAVHDLRSNDLRPDGWTSADAAGLPILPGLVTYDEVESGVIDHALRFTAPATQNVHVWPARHHAGSPGAHLPPMGQRFRLRADFDLSGFSGPSLVILTALRDYGMILADNGSAWYLSGSPDERWDNDALRDLGDVPGSAFEAVDVSSLMIDPDSGAVAS from the coding sequence CCCACCCCCCGGCGGCCACTTCACCGACGACGACACCAACATCCACGAAGGCGCCATCGAAGCCATCCGCGCCGAAGGCATCACCACCGGCTGCGCCCCCACCCGCTACTGCCCCGACGAACCCGTCACCCGCGGCCAAATGGCCGCCTTCCTCAACCGCGCCCTCCACCTCCCACCCGCCACCACCCCCTCCGGCTTCACCGACGACGACACCAACATCCACGAAGGCGCCATCGAAGCCATCCGCGCCGAAGGCATCACCACCGGCTGCGCCCCCACCCGCTACTGCCCCGACGAACCCGTCACCCGCGGCCAAATGGCCGCCTTCCTCAACCGCGCCCTCCACCTCCCACCCGCCACCCAACCATCAGGCTTCACCGACACCACCGGCACCTTCCGAGACGACATCGAACGCCTCCGCCACGCCGGCATCACCACCGGCACCAGCCCCACCACCTACAGCCCCCACCGCCCCGTCACCCGCGCCGAAATGGCCACCTTCCTCATGCGCGCCCTGCACCTCGACGAACTCGTCCCACCGCCGCGCGAGGAATGCGGCGTCCTCCCGGCCGACAACATCTGGAACACGAAGATCGACGACCTCCCCGTCGCGTCGAGGTCGTCGCAATGGGTCGACACGATCGGGGCGACGCGAACGATGCACGCCGACTTCGGTGCCGGAGAGTGGCCGCCCGGCTCGGGCGCCCCGATCGGCATTCCGTTCGTCGAGGTCGACGGCGGCGAACCGCTGGTGCCCGTCCAGTTCACCGCCTACGGGAGCGAGTCCGACCCGGGGCCGTATCCGATTCCGCTCGACGCGCCGCGCGAGGGCGGGCCCGCCGCGACCTCCGGCGACCGCCACGTCCTCGCCATCGACACATCGGACTGCGTGCTCTACGAACTCTTCGCCGCGCAACCCGGTGCCGGGGTCTGGCGGGCACAATCCGGCGCAGTCCACGACCTTCGCAGCAATGACCTCCGCCCCGACGGGTGGACATCGGCCGATGCCGCGGGCCTGCCCATCCTTCCCGGCCTGGTGACCTACGACGAGGTCGAGAGCGGCGTGATCGACCATGCCCTGCGGTTCACCGCACCGGCGACCCAGAACGTCCACGTCTGGCCGGCGCGCCACCACGCCGGATCACCCGGCGCCCACCTTCCGCCCATGGGACAGCGATTTCGGCTCCGCGCCGACTTCGACCTCAGCGGCTTCTCCGGCCCATCACTGGTGATCCTCACCGCCCTGCGTGACTACGGGATGATCCTGGCCGACAACGGATCGGCCTGGTACCTGTCGGGATCGCCCGACGAGCGATGGGACAACGACGCGCTCCGTGATCTCGGCGACGTCCCCGGCTCGGCGTTCGAGGCCGTCGACGTCTCATCGCTCATGATCGACCCGGACTCGGGTGCCGTCGCGAGCTGA
- a CDS encoding acyl-CoA dehydrogenase family protein yields the protein MSTQDQDIADQMIETIAKWVDKEVIPNASELEHADEFPQAMFDQMCEFGLFGATVPEEYGGLGLDVTTYARIIEELSRGWMSLSGILNTHKIAATMIGRYGTEEQKQTYLPRMVDGSYRAAFSLSEPDSGSDAGALRCKATQDGDEWIINGTKMWVTNGVRAHIVMLLARTPDDRVTCFIVEKEPGDQFEGLRTSKKIHKLGYKGLETVEMSYVDHRVPAANILGGADGMGNGLRYALSALELGRINIAARAVGVGQAAFNAAMKYAQERETFGKPIFEHQAIQFKLAEMATKLQAARLMTYDAAHRYDRGERIDLEAGMAKLFASEACFEICTDALRIHGGNGYTQEYDVERYFRDSPLMIIGEGTSEIQKMVIARKLHERHAID from the coding sequence ATGAGCACGCAGGACCAGGACATCGCCGATCAGATGATCGAAACGATCGCGAAGTGGGTCGACAAGGAGGTCATCCCCAACGCGAGCGAGCTCGAACACGCCGACGAGTTCCCCCAGGCGATGTTCGACCAGATGTGCGAGTTCGGCCTGTTCGGGGCGACGGTCCCCGAGGAGTACGGCGGGCTCGGCCTCGACGTCACGACCTATGCGCGCATCATCGAGGAGCTCAGCCGTGGCTGGATGTCGCTGTCGGGCATCCTCAACACCCACAAGATCGCCGCCACGATGATCGGCCGCTACGGCACCGAGGAGCAGAAGCAGACCTACCTGCCCCGGATGGTCGACGGCAGCTACCGGGCCGCGTTCTCGCTGAGCGAACCCGACTCCGGATCCGATGCCGGCGCCCTGCGCTGCAAGGCGACCCAGGACGGCGACGAGTGGATCATCAACGGCACCAAGATGTGGGTGACCAACGGCGTCCGCGCCCACATCGTGATGCTCCTCGCCCGCACCCCCGATGATCGTGTCACCTGCTTCATCGTCGAAAAGGAGCCGGGCGACCAGTTCGAGGGCCTCCGCACGTCGAAAAAGATCCACAAGCTCGGCTACAAGGGCCTCGAGACGGTCGAGATGTCCTATGTCGACCACCGGGTCCCCGCCGCCAACATCCTCGGCGGCGCCGACGGTATGGGCAACGGCCTGCGCTACGCCCTGTCGGCGCTCGAGCTCGGCCGCATCAACATCGCGGCGCGAGCAGTCGGCGTCGGCCAGGCCGCCTTCAACGCAGCGATGAAATACGCCCAGGAACGCGAGACCTTCGGCAAGCCGATCTTCGAGCACCAGGCAATCCAGTTCAAGCTCGCCGAGATGGCCACCAAACTCCAGGCGGCCCGCCTGATGACCTACGACGCCGCGCACCGCTACGACCGCGGCGAGCGCATCGATCTCGAAGCGGGCATGGCCAAGCTGTTCGCCTCGGAAGCGTGTTTCGAGATCTGCACCGACGCCCTGCGCATCCACGGGGGTAACGGCTACACGCAGGAGTACGACGTCGAGCGGTACTTCCGCGACTCGCCGCTGATGATCATCGGCGAGGGCACGAGCGAGATCCAGAAGATGGTGATCGCCCGCAAGCTCCACGAACGCCACGCGATCGACTAG
- a CDS encoding acyl-CoA dehydrogenase family protein, with translation MDLTLAAADAAFAEEVRDWLAANMHRPGRFASIEEEVAWGRRWQAKMAASRMVAIYWPRSVGGRGASPVEVALYNMEYARAGAPQPVNRVGINLAGPTLLACGTAEQQARWLPSILDASEIWCQLFSEPDAGSDLASLRTSAEQADGGWLVTGQKVWTSYAQFSKWGIALVRTDPDAKKHAGISYMVIDMESPGIEIRPLHQITDESEFNEVFLDDVFVPDDQIVGELHNGWMVANTTLAHERGTNFPFKEQVVHEVYLDELARLAAQRGVLDDPLIADDLADAFVQLRLLRLQNWRTLSALGRGEEPGPESSVVKLTWSDMTQHLSALALSILGDEAPLWPPPSGESAAGTWQRQWLWSKSASIAGGTSEVQRTIIGERMLGLPRG, from the coding sequence ATGGACCTGACCCTCGCGGCGGCCGACGCCGCCTTCGCCGAGGAAGTCCGGGACTGGCTGGCCGCCAACATGCATCGACCGGGTCGCTTCGCCTCGATCGAGGAGGAAGTGGCGTGGGGCCGGCGGTGGCAGGCGAAGATGGCCGCTTCCCGGATGGTCGCGATCTATTGGCCCCGATCGGTCGGCGGGCGAGGCGCGAGCCCGGTGGAGGTCGCGCTCTACAACATGGAGTACGCCCGCGCCGGTGCGCCCCAGCCGGTCAACCGGGTCGGCATCAATCTCGCCGGACCGACCCTGCTGGCATGCGGCACGGCCGAACAGCAGGCCCGCTGGCTGCCGTCGATTCTCGACGCCAGCGAGATCTGGTGTCAGCTCTTCTCCGAGCCCGATGCCGGGTCCGACCTCGCCTCGCTCCGCACGAGTGCGGAGCAAGCCGACGGCGGCTGGCTCGTCACCGGACAGAAGGTGTGGACGTCCTACGCCCAGTTCTCGAAATGGGGTATCGCACTCGTGCGGACCGACCCCGACGCGAAGAAGCATGCCGGCATCTCCTACATGGTGATCGACATGGAGTCGCCCGGCATCGAGATCCGCCCGCTTCACCAGATCACCGACGAGTCCGAGTTCAACGAGGTCTTCCTCGACGACGTGTTCGTGCCCGACGATCAGATCGTGGGCGAGCTCCACAACGGCTGGATGGTGGCCAACACGACGCTCGCTCACGAACGGGGCACGAACTTCCCCTTCAAGGAGCAGGTCGTGCACGAGGTGTACCTCGACGAACTGGCGCGGCTGGCCGCCCAGCGGGGCGTGCTCGATGATCCGCTGATCGCCGACGACCTGGCCGATGCGTTCGTCCAACTCCGGCTCCTTCGCCTGCAGAACTGGCGGACCCTGTCGGCGCTCGGTCGTGGCGAGGAGCCCGGGCCCGAGTCGTCGGTCGTGAAGCTCACCTGGAGCGACATGACCCAGCACCTCTCGGCGCTGGCGCTGTCGATCCTGGGCGACGAGGCGCCGCTGTGGCCGCCACCGAGTGGCGAGTCGGCTGCCGGGACCTGGCAGCGTCAGTGGCTGTGGTCGAAGTCGGCGTCGATCGCCGGTGGCACGAGCGAGGTGCAGCGCACCATCATCGGCGAGCGCATGCTGGGGCTGCCGAGAGGGTGA
- a CDS encoding phytanoyl-CoA dioxygenase family protein → MVECVAPDTSHIDHFRSHGFAVIPDVLSAAEVEAARSALVDAAAASEAAGMPVRLEALDPGGRNIRVYDLVAHAKVFADLAEHPAVLPTVEALLGADVILSNFTANTALPGSGSMNAHCDQSTVMPEPWTETWAMNAIWCLHDIDEENGATRYLPGSHEFTSFAEVPDDPKVGMESFTATAGSVILLHGRLWHTSGENRSADRDRALLFAFYTTGFLRPQTNWWRSLSDDVVAQLSPRMRALCGLDFGNLAHGDYLADWNR, encoded by the coding sequence ATGGTCGAATGCGTCGCGCCCGATACCTCGCACATCGACCACTTCCGCTCCCACGGCTTCGCCGTGATCCCCGACGTGCTCTCGGCCGCCGAGGTCGAGGCCGCCCGTTCGGCGCTGGTCGACGCGGCCGCAGCATCGGAGGCCGCGGGGATGCCGGTGCGCCTGGAGGCGCTCGATCCGGGTGGGAGGAACATCCGGGTCTACGACCTGGTGGCCCACGCGAAGGTGTTCGCCGACCTCGCCGAGCATCCTGCGGTACTGCCGACGGTCGAAGCGCTGCTCGGCGCCGATGTGATCCTGTCGAACTTCACGGCGAACACCGCCCTGCCCGGAAGCGGCTCGATGAACGCCCACTGCGACCAGTCGACCGTCATGCCCGAGCCCTGGACCGAGACCTGGGCGATGAACGCCATCTGGTGCCTGCACGACATCGACGAGGAGAACGGGGCGACCCGGTACCTGCCGGGCTCACACGAGTTCACCTCGTTCGCCGAGGTGCCCGACGACCCGAAGGTCGGGATGGAGTCGTTCACCGCCACTGCGGGGTCGGTCATCTTGCTGCACGGCCGCTTGTGGCACACCTCCGGAGAGAACCGTTCGGCGGATCGTGACCGGGCGCTGCTCTTCGCGTTCTACACGACGGGCTTCCTGCGGCCGCAGACCAACTGGTGGCGGTCGCTCTCCGACGATGTCGTTGCGCAGCTCTCCCCGCGGATGCGGGCCCTGTGCGGCCTCGACTTCGGCAACCTCGCCCATGGCGACTACCTGGCCGACTGGAACCGCTGA
- a CDS encoding nuclear transport factor 2 family protein: MNGEESEIRKLLAKYCQLLDDGRFDEWIELFTDDIEFVVMGMHKHGHAEVRGFIEPSQQADARGKHMISEPWIEIESAADATATTDFAWVSKQGAVGQSGRYHDRIVNQNGRWRFQRREIVFTGDRPE; this comes from the coding sequence GTGAATGGTGAGGAATCGGAGATCCGAAAGCTGCTGGCGAAGTACTGCCAGCTCCTCGACGACGGCCGCTTCGACGAGTGGATCGAGCTGTTCACCGACGACATCGAGTTCGTCGTGATGGGCATGCACAAGCACGGTCACGCCGAGGTCCGCGGCTTCATCGAGCCGAGCCAGCAGGCCGACGCCCGCGGCAAGCACATGATCAGCGAGCCGTGGATAGAGATCGAGTCGGCCGCCGACGCGACCGCCACCACCGACTTCGCGTGGGTGTCGAAGCAGGGCGCTGTCGGTCAATCCGGCCGCTACCACGACAGGATCGTCAACCAGAACGGACGCTGGCGATTCCAGCGCCGAGAGATCGTCTTCACAGGAGACCGACCCGAATGA